Proteins encoded in a region of the Candidatus Micrarchaeota archaeon genome:
- a CDS encoding DNA-directed RNA polymerase — MFNLLHVKDKVRVPPRYFSMRLEDALTELLSEKYERVVDKEIGVVLSIHNVEPKSEGIIIPGDPSAYFDVEFDALVFKPVVNEVVRTEVTEVVEFGAFLWLGPVDGLVHLSQITNDFLTYNRRIPALIGKDTKRTLKKGDTVLAKISTVSMSGTIKDVKIGLTMRPLGLGKEEWVVQELKKREKEKTAEKQKKKKK, encoded by the coding sequence ATGTTCAACCTGCTCCATGTGAAGGATAAGGTGAGGGTGCCGCCTAGATATTTTTCTATGCGGTTGGAAGATGCATTAACCGAGTTACTCAGCGAGAAGTACGAGAGAGTGGTGGATAAGGAGATAGGTGTAGTACTTTCCATCCATAATGTGGAACCGAAAAGTGAGGGTATAATCATACCCGGGGACCCTTCTGCATATTTCGATGTAGAATTCGACGCCCTCGTGTTCAAGCCCGTGGTCAACGAAGTGGTAAGAACAGAGGTTACCGAAGTCGTGGAATTCGGTGCTTTCCTTTGGCTGGGTCCTGTTGACGGGTTGGTCCATCTCTCTCAGATAACGAACGATTTTCTGACTTACAACCGCAGGATACCTGCATTGATAGGTAAGGATACGAAACGGACACTCAAGAAAGGGGACACCGTGCTTGCCAAGATCTCTACTGTGAGCATGAGCGGTACGATCAAGGATGTGAAGATAGGACTGACAATGCGTCCTTTAGGGTTGGGTAAGGAGGAATGGGTAGTCCAGGAACTTAAGAAGAGAGAGAAAGAAAAAACCGCTGAGAAGCAGAAGAAGAAAAAGAAGTGA
- a CDS encoding DNA-directed RNA polymerase, subunit E'' has translation MKACKDCHYLFEEGDKCPACGSENISEKFTGLIIVLDPERSEVAKKIGAKTPGRYAVKVR, from the coding sequence ATGAAGGCGTGTAAGGATTGCCATTACCTTTTCGAGGAAGGGGACAAATGTCCTGCCTGCGGCTCTGAAAACATCTCTGAAAAGTTTACCGGATTGATCATCGTTCTTGATCCGGAACGGTCGGAAGTTGCAAAAAAGATAGGTGCGAAAACGCCCGGAAGATATGCAGTGAAAGTTAGATGA